The genomic stretch GGTACCGCTCGGCAACGTCGTCCCAGTGATCCAGCAGAGCGTCGAGGTGGCGCAACCAGGATGGCAGCAGCACCCCACGGCTCACCCTGCGTCCCGCCGCCTCGTCCAGGTACGCGGCGCCCGGGGGGCACGAGTGCACGTTGAGCCCCATGCCGGCAACGAGGGCCCCCGCGGTGGATTCGGCCAGCACCCCGGCGAGCTTGCGCCCCTGCCAGAGGAGGTCGTTGGGCCACTTCAGATCTGCCGCCACCCCTGCGACGTCCGCGCACGCGTCCTTCGCCGCCAGCCCTGCAGCGGCGGTGACCAGGTGCCATCGCTGCATCGGAAGCCCATCGGGTCTGAGGAGCAGCGATACCAGCAGGCCCGCACCGGGCTCAGCCTCCCAGGTGCGGTCGAGGCGTCCACGCCCCGCCGTTTGGAGGTCGGTCGCTATGACGATCCCCTCGTCGCCGCCCGCCTGGGCGAGCTCGGCGACGACGCGGTTGGTCGAGTCGGTCACCTCCAGCAGACGGATATCCCAGAAGCGCGTGGAGGCCGCCAGGTCTTCGCGGACTCGCTCCTCGATCATCACGCTGCCAGAATGCCTCTTCGTGCTGAGCAAGGTCTTGATAGCCAACCGGGGCGAGATCGCTGTCCGGGTAATCCGCACCTGCCAGGAGCTCGGGATAGCCACGGTCGCGGTGTATTCGGACCTCGACCGCGAAGCACTGCACGTCCGGCTCGCCGACGAGGCATACGCCCTGGGCGGCCAGACTGCCGCCGAGAGCTACCTGGACACGCAGAAGATCCTCGATGTGATCAGCCGCTCGGGTGCCGACGGTGTGCACCCGGGCTACGGGTTCTTCTCCGAGAACGCGGACTTCGCCAGGGCGATCACCGACGCAGGGGTCGCCTGGATCGGACCGCCGCCCGAGGCGATCGAGGTGATGGGCGACAAGATCAGCTCCCGTCTCGCGGCGGAGCGAGCGAAGGTGGCCGGGGTGCCCGGAACGACCGAGGTCCTCACATCTCCTGACGAGGTCGTCGCGTTCGGCGAGGCACACGGGTGGCCTGTGGCGATCAAGGCCGCGTACGGCGGTGGTGGTCGCGGGATGCGCGTCGTGCGCGAGGCCCAGGAGGCCGCCGGCGCGCTCGAATCCGCGCAACGAGAGGCGGAGAAGGCCTTCGGCCGGCCGGAGAGCTATCTCGAGCGGTACCTGACCTGGCCCCGGCACGTCGAAGTGCAGGTCTTCGCCGACACCCACGGGAACGCCGTGTACCTCGGCACCCGTGACTGCTCGGCCCAGCGCCGGCACCAGAAGCTGATCGAAGAGGCCCCTGCGCCCGGGATCCCCGAGTCCACGCTGGCTGCGATGGGCGAGGCCGCGGTAAAGGTGGCCAAGGCATGCGGTTACGTCAACGCCGGAACCGTCGAGTTCATCTACGAGGACGGAGACTTCTATTTCCTCGAGATGAACACACGGCTGCAGGTGGAGCATCCCGCGACCGAAGCCGTCGTGAGCATGGACCTCGTGGCGCTCCAGCTGCGAATCGCCGCCGGTGAACCACTCGGATTCACGCAGGACGACGTCAGGATCCATGGTCACGCGATCGAGGTGCGGATCAACGCCGAGGATCCCGCCGGCGGCAGGTTCCTCCCCTCGCCCGGGACGATCACCAAGTTCCGGCGACCCGACGGGTTCGGCGTGCGTACCGACGCCGGTTACGAAGAGGGCGACACGGTGAGCCAGTTCTACGACAACCTCATCGCGAAGGTGATCGCCTGGGGAACCGACCGCGAAGACGCCCGCCGCCGGATCCTCCGCGCCCTGCGCGAGATGGAAGTCGAGGGCCCGGCGACGACGATCCCGGCCGATATCGCGATCCTGGAGCACGAGGACTTCGTCAACATCGAGCACTCCACCAACTGGGTGGAGCAGAAGCTGGACCTGAGCGGGATTGCCGCCAGGCCGGCGGCAGCCCCGGCTGCGGGTGAGGGGCCGGAGGCGAAGGTCCAGCGCGACGTGGACGTGGAGATCGACGGCCGGCGTTACCAGGTGAAGGTCTGGGTGCCGAATGCCGCGCCAGTCGTCGCTGCCGGCGCCTCTGTCACCGGCTCGCGGCCCGCACGGCCCCGGCCCGGCAGCGCGCACGGATCGGGCCAAGGCGTGGGCGGCACCGGTGAGGTCGCCGTGCCCATGCAAGGGACCATCGTCAAGGTGCTGGTGGCGGTGGGCGATAGCGTCGAGGTGGGCCAAGCGGTGACCGTGCTGGAGGCCATGAAGATGGAGAACAACATCACCGCCGAAGCGTCCGGCACCGTGAAGGAGATCCGGGTCAAGCCCGGCGACGCGGTCGGAGCCGGAGACGTGGTAGTCGTAGTCGGGTGAACGACGCCACCGGCCCCGCCGCCGGGCGCGGCGACGAGGCGGTGGTGATCGGGCGGGCAGGGCTGACGATCGAACAGGTCGTGAGGGTGGCGCGCCAGCGTGCGCCCGTCTCCGTTGGCGGCGACGCCCGAGAGTCCTTGGAGCGATCTCACCGGGTCGCGCTCGACCTCGTCGGCGGCGAGCGCGCCGTCTACGGTCTGTCGACGGGCTTCGGGGCGCTGGCCGACCGCTACATCGAGCCCGGCAGGAGGCAGGACCTTCAGACCGGGCTGGTCCGGTCGCACGCCGCGACGGTGGGCGACGAGGTCGAGCCAGAGATCGTGCGGGCGATGATGGTCCTGCGCACCGCGACGCTCGCGAAGGGGTTCTCAGGGGTCCGGCCGCTGCTGGTTGAAGCGATCGTCGGGTTGCTCAACCACAGGATCACACCGGTGGTCAGGGAGCACGGCTCCCTCGGGTGCAGTGGCGACCTCGCCCCCCTCGCGCACGCGGCGCTGGCGCTGATAGGCGAGGGCGATGTCGACGTCGAGGGGGTCGGCCGGATGGGCGCCGGCGAGGCCCTGCGCCTGGCTGGCCTCGAACCATCGGCATTGCAGGCCAAAGAGGGACTGGCGCTGACGAACGGGACCGACGGCATGCTCGGGATCCTCTGCCTCGCGTGCGAGGACCTGCGCATGCTCCTTCGCACCGCCGACGTGGCCGCGGCGATGTCCGTGGAGGCACTGCTGGGGACGGACCAGGCGTTCATGCCGGAACTCGCGGCCCTACGCCCCCACCCCGGCCAGGCCGCCTCCGCCGCCAACATCTTCACGGTCTTGTCGGGGTCGGCGATCGTCGAGTCGCACAAGCAGGGCGACTCGCGCGTGCAGGACGCGTACTCGCTGCGCTGCGCGCCGCAGGTCCTTGGCGCGTGCAGGGACACACTCGACCACGCGGAGCAGGTCTTGAGACGAGAGTTGGCGTCCGCGATAGACAACCCCGTCGTGCTCCCGGACGGGCGGGTTGCATCGTGCGGCAACTTCCACGGCGCACCACTGGCGTACGTGGCGGACTTCCTGGCGGTGGTGGTCGCCGACGCCGCATCGATCTCGGAACGCCGGATCGACCGCCACCTCGACCCGGCAAGGTCGCACGGTCTGCCGCCCTTCCTCGCGGCCGATCCCGGTGTCGATTCGGGACTGATGCTCGCCCAGTACAGCGCGGCTGCTCTCGTTGCCGATTGCCGGCGGCTCGCTGTTCCGGCGAGTACCGACAACGTCCCGACGTCGGCCATGCAGGAAGATCACGTGTCCATGGGGTGGGCCGCTGCGCTGAAGCTCCGCCGGTCGGTGGTCAACCTTGCCCGCGTCACGGGCATCGAGGTGATGACGGCCGCTCGCGCGATCGAGATGCGATCCCCGCTGCGGCCGGCGCCGGCAACCGCCACTGTGGTGCAGGGGCTTCGCCGGCGCGTGCCGGGGTTGGGGCCCGACCGCTACATGGCGCCCGAGATCGACGCCGCTACCGAAGCCGTCCGGTCAGGCGAGGTGCTGGGCTGGGCCGAGGCGGTGACGGGCCCGTTGCGGTAGGCGGCCGGCGGCCGGCGGTTCTTGAGGGACATTCGTTTTTTGCGGGACGTCGCCGTCGCCAGATGACGTCTGTGTCCCGCAAAACGCCGTCGTCCCGCAAAAACCGTCCGGCGTGATGCTGTTGTGCGCTGCGTGATGCGCTGCGTGGTGCGCTGCTGCCCCCCGCCGGCGCCCCGCCGCCCGGGGGGCTCCGAGGGCGGTAGCGTCTGGCGCGATGCCCAGCGCGCGGGTGGTCAGGGCCGCGAGAGGACCGGAGCTGCACTGCCGCTCCTGGCCTCAGGAGGCGGCGTGGCGGATGCTCCACAACAACCTCGACCCCGACGTCGCAGAGCGCCCCGAGGATCTCGTCGTCTACGGCGGCGGGGGCAAGGCTGCGAGGGACTGGGCGAGCTTCGAGGCGATCTCACGGACGCTTCTCGAGCTAGGCGACGACGAGACCCTGCTCGTCCAGTCGGGCCGGCCGGTCGGGGTCTTGCGGACTCACGAATGGGCACCGCGTGTGCTCATCGCCAACTCAAACCTTGTGGGCGAATGGGACAACTGGGACGAGTTCCGGCGCCTCGAGAAGCTCGGCCTCACGATGTACGGGCAGATGACCGCCGGCTCGTGGATCTACATCGGGACGCAGGGAATCCTGCAGGGAACCTACGAAACCTTCGCCGCGGTGGCGGCCAAGCGTTTCGGCGGGTCGCTCGCCGGCACCCTCACGCTGACCGCCGGCGCCGGCGGGATGGGTGGAGCGCAGCCGCTGGCGGTGACAATGAACGGAGGCGTCGTCGTCTGCGCGGACGTCGACCGGACCCGACTTCAGCGCCGGCTCGATACTCGCTACCTCGATGTGGTCGCCTCGGACGTGGACGACGCAATGCTGCAGGCGCGGGAAGCCCAGAAGGAGGGCATGGCTCTGTCGGTCGGCGTCGAGGCCAACGCCGTCGATCTGTTGGAGACGATCGTCCGGCGCGACGAGCCGGTCGACGTCGTCACGGACCAGACACCGGCACACGACCCGCTGATGTACGTCCCTTCGGGCTTCACGCCGGCGGAGGCCGATGACCTGCGACGCTCGGATCCGGACGACTACCTGATGCGAGCCCGCGAGACCATCGCACGCCACGTCACCGCGATGGTCACCTTGATGGACCGCGGCGCCGAGGTGTTCGACTATGGGAACAGCTTGCGTGCAGAGGCACGTCTCGCCGGCGTCGAGCGGGCGTTCGACTACCCCGGTTTCGTGCCGGCGTACATACGGCCGTTGTTCTGCGAGGGCAAAGGCCCGTTCCGCTGGGCCGCGCTTTCGGGCGACCCGGCTGACATCGGGGTGACCGATCAGGCCGTGCTCCAAGAGTTCCCGGACAACGACCCGCTCGCCCGCTGGATACGCCTCGCCTCCGACAAGGTCGCGTACCAGGGCCTGCCCGCTCGCATCTGCTGGCTCGGGCTCGGTGAGCGCGCACGTATGGGTGAGAGGTTCAACGAACTGGTTGCGTCCGGGCGCATCAAGGCCCCGATCGTCATCGGGCGGGACCACCTCGACTGCGGCTCCGTCGCGTCGCCTTACCGGGAGACGGAAGCCATGGCAGACGGTTCCGACGCGATCGCCGATTGGCCGCTGCTGAACGCGATGGTGAACGTCGCTTCGGGCGCGTCCTGGGTGAGCATCCACGACGGCGGCGGCGTGGGTATCGGTCGGTCCGTCCACGCGGGCCAGGTGACGGTCGCCGACGGCACGCCGCTCGCCGCCGAGAAACTTCAGCGCGTGCTCACGAATGATCCGGCCACGGGTGTCATCCGCCACGTCGACGCCGGCTACCCCGAGGCGCGCAAGGTCGCCCGGGCTCGCGGTGTGAACATCCCGCAACGGGGGACGGACCCGTGACGGTCCGCCACGTGGCGACTATCGGTCACCCGGTGCTGCGCGAGTGGGCGGTTCCGGTCGATCCGGCTTCGCTCGATGATCCCGCCACCCAGGCCTTCATCGACGATCTGATCGAGACCATGCGCTACTGCAACGGTGCCGGCCTCGCCGCCCCCCAGGTGTTCGACTCGCGCCGCATCGTGGCGATCGAGGTCAGCTCCAACCCGCGCTATCCCTACAAGCCCGACATCCCTCTCACGGTGCTCGTCAACCCAGAGATCGAACCCTTGAGCGACGAGACATTCGACAACAACGAGGGCTGCCTTTCGGTCCCGAACCTCCGCGGCGTCACCCAGCGGTTCGTGGAGATCGCTGTCAAGGCCCTCGATCGCCACGGCGGACCGTGGGAGAAGGAGGTACGCGGGCTGTCGGCGGTCACGTTCCAGCACGAGGTGGACCACCTAAACGGCAAACTCTTCCTCGATCGAGTGATGGACCCGACGACGCTGACGACGTGGGAACAGTACGAGCGCTTCGGAAAGCAGGAGTTCACGAGCCGGGCGGCCGCGCTCGTGGCGAGGTTCGGTTCCTGAAGGTGCACGGCAACGGAACCTGGTGGGCGGAGCACGCCTGGCTCGGCGGTGAACGCAACGCCGGAGGAGTTCTTATCGGGGTGAAAGACGGGACCTTCTCGTCTGTCACCCCCGGGGTACCGGTCCCGCCGCCCGGTGCAACGACGCTAAGGGGCATCACGATGCCCGGCCTGGTCAACGCGCACTCACACGCATTTCACCGGGCATTGCGCGGACGGACCCACGACGCACGCGGAACGTTCTGGTCATGGCGCGACACGATGTACAGGGCGGCCGAGGCTCTGGACCCGGACCTCTACCTGAGACTGGCGCGTGCGGTGTTCGCCGAGATGGTCCTCGCCGGGTACACGACCGTCGGCGAGTTCCATTACCTGCACCACGACCCGCTCGGTCGCCCGTACTCGGACCCCAACCAGATGGGCTCGGCCCTTCTCGGGGCCGCATCCGAAGCCGGTATCCGCATCACCCTTATCGACGCGTGCTACTTGAGCGGAGGGTTCGGCGAAACCGCCCTCGAGGGGGTGCAGAGGCGGTTCAGCGACACAGACGTTTCGTGCTGGGCTGAGCGCGTCGCCTCGTTGAAGACCGGTGACGGCCAACGCATGGCCGCGGCCGTCCACTCCGTGCGAGCCGTGCCGCCGGGGGCCATCAAGCACCTTGCGGCGTACGCAGCGCAGAGCGGGTGGCCGCTTCACGCGCACGTCTCCGAACAGCGCGCGGAAGTCGACGACTGCATGGCGGCGACCGGTCTCAGCCCGTTCCAGCTGCTGGAAACCGCGGGAGCACTCGACTGTGACTTCACCGCGGTGCACGCCACGCACGCCGGTCCGCACGACGTGGTCGTGCTCGGAGACTCCCGAGCCCACGTCTGCGCCTGCCCGACCACCGAGCGGGATCTCGGCGACGGCATCGGTCCCTTCGCTCGGATGCGGGACGTCGGCGTTCAGCTGTGCCTGGGAAGCGATTCGCACGCTGTCATCGACGGCTTCGAAGAAGCACGGGCCCTGGAGATGGATTCGCGCCTCGTGAGCGAGCAGCGCGTCCTCTTCTCCTCCTCGGAGCTCATCCGCGCCGCGACATCAGCGGGGTTGGAGTCGCTCGGATGGTCCGCGGGAGGGCTCGCGCCGGGCCAGCCTGCTGACTTCGTGTCCATCCGGACGGACACCCCCAGGACCGCCGGCTGCGACCCGGAGCTTGCCGCGTCGACGATCTTCGGCGCGTCCGCGGCCGACGTCGACACGGTGGTCGTGGGCGGCGACACGATCGTCGACGGAGGCGAGCACACACGCATCGAGAACCCGGCGGCCGCGATCGCAGCAGCCGTCGACGAGGTCTGGGCATGGCATCGATAGCCCTGACCGCGATCGCGGAACTCGTCACCTGCGACCCCGCGATCGGCCGCGGCGAGCTCGGGATTGTCGACGACGGCGTCCTCGTGGCGGATGAGGGGACGGTGGTTTACGCCGGGCCGCGACGCGGCGCTCCGTCGGGTGTGGAGATGCAGGTCGAGCTGCACGGACACTGCGTCGTTCCGGGTTTCGTCGACTCGCACACGCACCTCGTCTTCGCGGGCGACCGTGCCGGCGAGTTCACCCGGCGGATGGCGGGCCAGCCTTACCAACCGGGGGGGATCCTGGAGACGGTCGCGGCGACCAGGGCCGCCGGCCGGCCGGCGCTCGAAGCCCACGCCGGCCGGTTGGCGCGCGAGGCGATGAGCTACGGCACGACGACACTCGAGGTCAAGACCGGATACGGGCTGACGCCGCGGCACGAGGCGATCCTCCTCGACGTGGCCAGAGGGGTCACGTCCGAAGCCACCTTCCTCGGAGCGCACATCGTGCCGGCCGAATACGAGCACGACAGGGCGGGATACATCGCGTTGCTCACGGAGGTCATGCTGCCGGCCGCCGAGGGGGTCGCCAGGTGGTGTGACGTCTTCTGCGAAGCCGGCGCCTTCGACGTCGACGAGTCGCGAGCTGTACTGCAGGCCGCACGCGACCGCGGTCTGGGGCTGCGGGTCCACGCCAACCAGCTCTCCGCCGGAGGCGGAGTGGCTCTTGCCTGCGAGATGGGCGCCGCGTCCGCCGACCACTGCACCCATCTCACACCCGGCGACGTCAGCGCGCTCGCGGATTCGGACACTGTCGCAACGATCCTTCCGATAAGCGACTTCTGCACCCGCCAGCCGTACGCGGACGGCAGGCGGCTCATCGACGCAGGCGCGACGGTGGCGTTGGCCAGCAACTGCAACCCGGGCTCGAGTTACTCCGTTTCGGTGCCACTGGCCATGGCGCTCGCGGTGCGCGAGTGCGGGCTGTCCGCCGGTGAGGCCCTGTGGGCCGCTACGGCCGGCGGGGCTCGTGCGCTACGGAGAAGCGACGTCGGCAGGCTGGCGCCCGGCTGCCGCGCCGACGCCCTGGTGATCGCAGCCCCGTCCCACGAGCACCTCGTGTACCGGATGGGTTCGAACCTCGTGTCGGCTGTCCTGAAGGATGGGAAGTGGGCCCGGGGCCATTTATCGTGACCGGTCGGTAGCCCAATAACCTGGACGGCATGCCCCCCGCCGACGAGCGCCGCACCGACTCCGGGATCGAGATAAGGCCGGTCTACTCGACCGCAGACCTCGAGGGCTGGGACCCCGCCAAGCAGCTCGGATCCCCCGGCGCCTACCCCTACACGCGCGGCATCTACCCCACCATGTACCGCGGGCGGCCGTGGACCATCCGGCAGTACTCGGGCTTCGGCACCGCGGAGTCGACCAACGAGCGCTGGCGCCTGTTGCTCGCCGGAGGCGGCACGGGACTCTCGTGCGCGTTCGACCTCCCGACGCAGATGGGCTACGACTCCGATCACCCCCGCGCCGAGGGGGAGGTCGGCAAGGTCGGGGTCGCCATCGACTCGATCGACGACATGCGGATCCTCCTCGGAGGATTGCCCCTGGACAAGGTCACGACGTCGATGACGATCAACGCGACCGCCGCGATCCTCCTTCTCCTCTACCAGCTCGTCGCCGAGGAGCAGGGCGTCTCGGGCGACAAGCTCGGCGGCACCATCCAA from Acidimicrobiales bacterium encodes the following:
- a CDS encoding formimidoylglutamate deiminase, with the protein product MHGNGTWWAEHAWLGGERNAGGVLIGVKDGTFSSVTPGVPVPPPGATTLRGITMPGLVNAHSHAFHRALRGRTHDARGTFWSWRDTMYRAAEALDPDLYLRLARAVFAEMVLAGYTTVGEFHYLHHDPLGRPYSDPNQMGSALLGAASEAGIRITLIDACYLSGGFGETALEGVQRRFSDTDVSCWAERVASLKTGDGQRMAAAVHSVRAVPPGAIKHLAAYAAQSGWPLHAHVSEQRAEVDDCMAATGLSPFQLLETAGALDCDFTAVHATHAGPHDVVVLGDSRAHVCACPTTERDLGDGIGPFARMRDVGVQLCLGSDSHAVIDGFEEARALEMDSRLVSEQRVLFSSSELIRAATSAGLESLGWSAGGLAPGQPADFVSIRTDTPRTAGCDPELAASTIFGASAADVDTVVVGGDTIVDGGEHTRIENPAAAIAAAVDEVWAWHR
- the def gene encoding peptide deformylase gives rise to the protein MTVRHVATIGHPVLREWAVPVDPASLDDPATQAFIDDLIETMRYCNGAGLAAPQVFDSRRIVAIEVSSNPRYPYKPDIPLTVLVNPEIEPLSDETFDNNEGCLSVPNLRGVTQRFVEIAVKALDRHGGPWEKEVRGLSAVTFQHEVDHLNGKLFLDRVMDPTTLTTWEQYERFGKQEFTSRAAALVARFGS
- a CDS encoding biotin carboxylase N-terminal domain-containing protein, yielding MLSKVLIANRGEIAVRVIRTCQELGIATVAVYSDLDREALHVRLADEAYALGGQTAAESYLDTQKILDVISRSGADGVHPGYGFFSENADFARAITDAGVAWIGPPPEAIEVMGDKISSRLAAERAKVAGVPGTTEVLTSPDEVVAFGEAHGWPVAIKAAYGGGGRGMRVVREAQEAAGALESAQREAEKAFGRPESYLERYLTWPRHVEVQVFADTHGNAVYLGTRDCSAQRRHQKLIEEAPAPGIPESTLAAMGEAAVKVAKACGYVNAGTVEFIYEDGDFYFLEMNTRLQVEHPATEAVVSMDLVALQLRIAAGEPLGFTQDDVRIHGHAIEVRINAEDPAGGRFLPSPGTITKFRRPDGFGVRTDAGYEEGDTVSQFYDNLIAKVIAWGTDREDARRRILRALREMEVEGPATTIPADIAILEHEDFVNIEHSTNWVEQKLDLSGIAARPAAAPAAGEGPEAKVQRDVDVEIDGRRYQVKVWVPNAAPVVAAGASVTGSRPARPRPGSAHGSGQGVGGTGEVAVPMQGTIVKVLVAVGDSVEVGQAVTVLEAMKMENNITAEASGTVKEIRVKPGDAVGAGDVVVVVG
- the hutH gene encoding histidine ammonia-lyase — its product is MNDATGPAAGRGDEAVVIGRAGLTIEQVVRVARQRAPVSVGGDARESLERSHRVALDLVGGERAVYGLSTGFGALADRYIEPGRRQDLQTGLVRSHAATVGDEVEPEIVRAMMVLRTATLAKGFSGVRPLLVEAIVGLLNHRITPVVREHGSLGCSGDLAPLAHAALALIGEGDVDVEGVGRMGAGEALRLAGLEPSALQAKEGLALTNGTDGMLGILCLACEDLRMLLRTADVAAAMSVEALLGTDQAFMPELAALRPHPGQAASAANIFTVLSGSAIVESHKQGDSRVQDAYSLRCAPQVLGACRDTLDHAEQVLRRELASAIDNPVVLPDGRVASCGNFHGAPLAYVADFLAVVVADAASISERRIDRHLDPARSHGLPPFLAADPGVDSGLMLAQYSAAALVADCRRLAVPASTDNVPTSAMQEDHVSMGWAAALKLRRSVVNLARVTGIEVMTAARAIEMRSPLRPAPATATVVQGLRRRVPGLGPDRYMAPEIDAATEAVRSGEVLGWAEAVTGPLR
- the hutU gene encoding urocanate hydratase; this translates as MPSARVVRAARGPELHCRSWPQEAAWRMLHNNLDPDVAERPEDLVVYGGGGKAARDWASFEAISRTLLELGDDETLLVQSGRPVGVLRTHEWAPRVLIANSNLVGEWDNWDEFRRLEKLGLTMYGQMTAGSWIYIGTQGILQGTYETFAAVAAKRFGGSLAGTLTLTAGAGGMGGAQPLAVTMNGGVVVCADVDRTRLQRRLDTRYLDVVASDVDDAMLQAREAQKEGMALSVGVEANAVDLLETIVRRDEPVDVVTDQTPAHDPLMYVPSGFTPAEADDLRRSDPDDYLMRARETIARHVTAMVTLMDRGAEVFDYGNSLRAEARLAGVERAFDYPGFVPAYIRPLFCEGKGPFRWAALSGDPADIGVTDQAVLQEFPDNDPLARWIRLASDKVAYQGLPARICWLGLGERARMGERFNELVASGRIKAPIVIGRDHLDCGSVASPYRETEAMADGSDAIADWPLLNAMVNVASGASWVSIHDGGGVGIGRSVHAGQVTVADGTPLAAEKLQRVLTNDPATGVIRHVDAGYPEARKVARARGVNIPQRGTDP
- a CDS encoding biotin--[acetyl-CoA-carboxylase] ligase; this encodes MIEERVREDLAASTRFWDIRLLEVTDSTNRVVAELAQAGGDEGIVIATDLQTAGRGRLDRTWEAEPGAGLLVSLLLRPDGLPMQRWHLVTAAAGLAAKDACADVAGVAADLKWPNDLLWQGRKLAGVLAESTAGALVAGMGLNVHSCPPGAAYLDEAAGRRVSRGVLLPSWLRHLDALLDHWDDVAERYRTECATVGRHVLVEQHGQAITGFAEAIDDDGRLVVRPDAGEASEPVAVSAGDVVHVRPGGGPQHAW
- the hutI gene encoding imidazolonepropionase; amino-acid sequence: MASIALTAIAELVTCDPAIGRGELGIVDDGVLVADEGTVVYAGPRRGAPSGVEMQVELHGHCVVPGFVDSHTHLVFAGDRAGEFTRRMAGQPYQPGGILETVAATRAAGRPALEAHAGRLAREAMSYGTTTLEVKTGYGLTPRHEAILLDVARGVTSEATFLGAHIVPAEYEHDRAGYIALLTEVMLPAAEGVARWCDVFCEAGAFDVDESRAVLQAARDRGLGLRVHANQLSAGGGVALACEMGAASADHCTHLTPGDVSALADSDTVATILPISDFCTRQPYADGRRLIDAGATVALASNCNPGSSYSVSVPLAMALAVRECGLSAGEALWAATAGGARALRRSDVGRLAPGCRADALVIAAPSHEHLVYRMGSNLVSAVLKDGKWARGHLS